The Desulfonatronum sp. SC1 genome segment TGGCCGGGAAGTCGACGGCGACCTCCTGGTGGCTCATGGCTTCCCGGAAGAAGGTGTCGTGCTTTTTGTTGATCTCGCTCATAGCTGCGGATCGTAAGGGATAGGGTGGGGCAGGGCAAGGCTTGTCGATCAGGGCTACCCGCCAACTGCATCTACCAACCTCTTCATCGAAAACACCCACTCCACCCCGCCAACCGGGGTAAACTTTCGTTCATGGGAGCATTAGGTGTTTGTTCTCGCAGAGTTGTTGCTCGTCTAGTGCCTGAAATACAAGGATTTTATAGCCGCCCGCTTCGTTAGACCATCCAGGACGAA includes the following:
- a CDS encoding Rpn family recombination-promoting nuclease/putative transposase; this encodes MSEINKKHDTFFREAMSHQEVAVDFPANYLPAKVLKHVQLDTLTISLS